A region of the Electrophorus electricus isolate fEleEle1 chromosome 7, fEleEle1.pri, whole genome shotgun sequence genome:
ACCCTGAGTGAGGACTCCAAAGTCCTCATGTTTTGGTCGGAACATCAACCTGGAATTTAAAACCCAAAACCCTAAACATATGGCAACGCAGGGTGCAGCAGGTTctttagattattattattgtacgTGTCAAGAGCTGAAACATGGCACCATGACTGCAGGGAGTAGCTTCCCAAAAAGTGGCTTAAGTCTACTAGATGACTAGCTTCCCAAACATGGCTTAAGACTACTAGATGACTAGCTTCCCAAAAAGTGGCTTAAGTCTACTAGATGACTAGCTTCCCAAACATGGCTTAAGTCTACTAGATGACTAGCTTCCCAAAAAGTGGCTTAAGTCTTCTGTTTGGCTGCTTGGCTTAAATCTGCTATACGAAAACATGGCTCAAGTCCACATTATTTCTTCCCTTGAAATATCATTGCTGATAAGAAGAAATGCGCAGAGTAAAGAGGTAAAAAAAATCTAGCTGAATTCAAAACTCACTTGGCTTGCGTCTCTCCAGACTTAACCCTCATCCTGCGGATCCTGAACTGGCCGGTACTGAAGAAGCCGGAGAGGAAGGAGTCCTTCTCCCACTGCACGCTGAGCATGAGGAGCTCCCCTATGTCCGTGTCACATGTCACCAGGAAAGAGACGGTCGTGTTGGTGATCATCCTGGACCTGCAGGAAAACAGGGAGTCACAGGGAAGTGGTTAGTTGGGAAATACCCAGAATCCCCCTTACAGAGAACTGGGCACTGGGTTGAATCACGTGCAGGGCAGAGACTGGTGATTCAGTAATGGATAACGCTCCTTGGTGTCGTGTCATTGTTCATGGTATTGCTTAATTGAAAATTTGAGTAGGGGTTACTGTTGGGAGCAAAGtgtaagggggaaaaaaaggcacTCACACAACTACAGGGATATTATCTCTCTCATCACGAATTCCAAAGAGAGATATTTTCAAGGGCTGGCTCTCTAGGGTCATATCTTTCTGGCTGAAGAGATGCACTTTAATCTGGTAATGGAAAACTGGAGGCAGAGGGACAGACGTGGTGTCACAACTGTGCTAGATGTTAGACAATTGTCTGGTTTATTCACTTCCTTTTAAAGCACATGGTCGAACCTTGCAAGGACTCACCTTTGTATGGCATGACATCACGCGTTTTGAGGTACATGCGAGCACTGCGGGTTGAGCGGACCTTGCTGACGTTGTAGCCCAGCCTGGTGCAGCGGTTCTTACGACAGCTCAGGCACAGACCCTTGGAGAAGGCTTCTTTGGAGCTGCAGCGGTAAGCCAGACTCTGCCGGTCCCAGTTCACCAGCGAGTCGATGAACAGGTGCACTGAGCGCTCATGGGAGCACTTCACAAGCTGGTCCACATCTGCGGAGGATGGGGTCAAAGGCATGCCATGTCAGAGCACGCTATGTCAGACTACCTTAAACCTATAATCTTTGAAATTCCAAAAAAATCTTTCTATTTCATGGCAAATAGCCAGCAACTGCCAGCCCTACCCCTGGAGATGTATCCTGCACACTTTAACCCCAACCCTCATCAAATACACCTGGCTCTAATCGCCATATCTTTTTTCATATAGTTGGTTAAGATTCAATCTAATGTCCACAGGATGTCGTTTTGACCTACATTGCTCCTgttacacagagagacaatCAGCAGCATTGTGACAGAATAAAGCTTCGGTTTGCACTGTCAGTTTAAACTGTCACTAAACAATCTCCGTGCTCATCAAACATGACCGCTGGGTACCAACATTGTCAGTGTGTGAGCCGAAGCACATACTGTACAGGCCGTAGGTAGTGATCATCCTCATGGCGTTCTGCAGGCTGCAGCCAGGCTGGAAGGTGCCCCCATTGGGGTAGATGTCCACGTGGCCCACGGGCCTCTGGATACCAATACTTAGGTCTGGCGTgcctctggtgtttgtgtgtaggacATCCACAAATTCAGCGTCATCATCGGACAGCCGCTTCAGCCTATCGGCATGTTCGAAGGTCGGCCCGGCTGGGTCGAGACCTTCAGTTGAACCGTGGTGGAAAGTGTGATAAAAGACTTAATTAAGAACAAGAAATAGCAAACCACAAATAgcaggtttgtgtttttgttttgttcttttcaaaACAGTTAGTGTGACACTGTTATAAAGTGACTAAAGTAACAGTGATGTTGAATATTTTTAGGTAGATGCTATTCTTTAGTCTTTTTGGCAGAGCCAAACCTGAGTGTCAAAATTCCTAAAACAAACTCAGTCAAGCAGCCAATAAAATTTTTACACAGAAAGTGGTGGACCGGTGGAGTGTGAGCTACAACTTAAGTTAACTGGATCTAACCTGTGATTCTGTTGACTTTGTTATTGGTGAGGTTCCCTGCAATTCCTGCCACATGTGCACCAAGACTGTAACCCAAGATGTGCAACTTCTCAAGGGGATAGCCTAGACTCTTCACACCAGAACAAGCCAAAGTccaaagccaaacaaaacacaagaataatGAGACCTTTTCCCCCCCAAGTCCTGCTGTCAATGTGGAAACGAATGGCCTCTTAGTTACTCACCTCCAACCAGTTGATGAACTTGGCCACATCCATCCCCACCAGTCTGGTGTTCTCGGCAGAGGTGGGATAGTGATGGCTGGCCCTCTCCAGCCAGTCCACCACAATGACATTGGCATCGGGCTCACGCTCCAACAGTGCAGACACCAGCTTGGAAACCCAGCTCTCAAACAGTCCTGCAACCTGCAAGAGGTAACCGTGTCCACGTGTACCTTCGTCATGCACATGAGGTTTACCCGTCATACAGCAACCTCTCTAATATTGCTACCGAGTAGTCAGCAGTTGTCATTTTGGTTGAAAAGCCAGAATGTAAACCATTAACTCAGTTTAGGGTAGTAAGCCATTCCCAATGTTCTTTGGGAAGGCATTCCATCtattagaattattttttttttttacacactatactttatttttattccCTCCATATAGCGTAGTCTGTGACCAGGGTCCCCCGTCCAGAGAGCAGGTGCCTGGGTGGAACTCACCGACCACCCGTGGATGACCAGGAAGGTCTGAGCATCAGTCTTGAAGTTGCAGGCAGAGatgctctctcttcttcctgGGACAAGGTAGCACATGTCCTCATCCGGGAACTCTTCTGATCGCACTGAAAACTTGGACTCGATGTGACTGTGGTTCTCAATCCAGCGAGTGATACTTCCtgataattaaatattatttaaaaagtcacaCCTGATCTTGATTATAGAGAAATGTGAGTGACTGTATCACAATGCCATGACCAAACTGATCCACCACCAGACTGATCCACCATTTAGTACACCACCTAAATATTAAGTGAACCTAATAACACTTGGTCTAATATTACTGAGTTTTTGTGGTCAATGGAAAACATTAATTGGGGCACACTTTGGGGCAGATGTCAATGTTTAGTTGAAAAAAATCTAGTAGATTTGGTAAAATAATGGCAAATATCCAAAAGACTCCTACAGTGAATGTTACTTTTCTTGATTTAATTATAAACTCGCACTGCTTCTATTAAAACTACAGAAACTCGTGTAGAGTCTTGATAACCTTTGGTTTATATTTCAAAGTggcatttccatttttaaataccTACACAAAGATAATGATGACCAAATTTGAACCAGGAGTTAGCTCATAACTATCCTGGGGACATCTGTTTATAACAGATAAAactattattttgaaaaacCACCGGTTTTAATTCTGTCTTTGGGATATGCACAATTTAAGTAAGAATGAAAAACTTACTTGCAAAGGGTGTTTCAGTAGAATTAATGTGAGGATCGCACGAAATGAGAGAAAATCCAAAGACCAGCAACAAGACACTTTCTTTTCCCATAGTATCAGTgtgcaaatattttaatgtaacatgCGATCTAAAGAATCAGCGAAACCGCAAACAGATTAAATATTATCCTAACAGTTTAGGAACCTGCTGAGTCTTTTATACTACACCGGATCTTTTACGCTACACCAACCTCTCCGTTTTGATTGGTCCTAGTGAGTTTTGGGCGTGGCTAAGCAGCTCGCAGAAGAAAGAGCATCAACAAATCAAGCGCTCCAAATTTCAGCTAACCCTGCTGTCAGGGTTAAAAAGGCTAAAAGCTAAAAAGGTTCctctgaaattcttttttttttttttagtttataaCCTGTAATAGTTATGAAACTCGACCGATcaagaaaaaaaccctctgaACTAATCATTATTTGCCAGATTTCCTCAAAAACTATGAATAGCTAATTGCGTTTACGGTTTCCTCTGAAATAAGTTTAAAATTTGTTTCGGTTAACATAGTCTATTTGGACTGTCCTATTAGggactgtttttaaaattatttgacGTTACATTGACagtttgtatttctgtgtttcaCATTCCTAGGTGCTGTTCTTTGGCTAAACTGCGTCTGATCAAACAGTTTTGCTCGTCATCTTCATCGTTATTCTGACGTGCAGAATGCGTCAGAGTGCGTTTCAGTAATCGACTTTATAATAAATGGTTAATGATATTCTAATTAACcaaacactgtgtctgtgtgtgttttgtagacaTTCAAGATATGACAGAATGTCAGCAACACAGAATTTAAAGATTAAATCAGATTTGCATTAACCATAATGActatttaaaactatttaaaataaatgtttttttacaagTTAAATATATACTTGACATTTTGAAAGAAAACCTTTCAACTCACGGTGCCCACCAGTCTGGGTATGGCCTCAGTCACCAGGGAGACCAGTATGGACCTGCTGTGTTGGGGATGCTTGGTGGAGTAGTGGGGTAAAATGCCTATGGAAATAAGGCCAGTGGGCGTGGGTACGGCCTTAGTCACTGGAGAGGCTTGTGGATGTTAGCAGTTAcgaagtgattggctgcatgaaGGCAGTGTAGGGGGTAAAtagagggagggtaattcagtgtgtgttgatgtacagagggagggtaattcagtgtgtgttgatgtatagagggagggtaattcagtgtgtattgatgtatagagggagggtaattcagtgtgtgttgatgtacagtgggagggtaattcagtgtgtgttgatgtatagagggagggtaattcagtgtgttgatgtatagagggagggtaattcagtgtgttgatgtatagagggagggtaatacagtgtgtgttgatgtacagagggagggtaattcagtgtgtgtggatgtacagagggagggtaattcagtgtgtgttgatgtatagagggagagtaattcagtgtgtgttgatgtatagaGGGAGGATAATACAGTGTAtgttgatgtatggagggagggtaattcagtgtgtgttgatgtatagagagagggtaattcagtgtgtgttgatgtatggagggagggtaattcagtgtgtgttgatgtatggagggagggtaattcagtgtgtgttgatgtatagagagagggtaattcagtgtgtgttgatgtatggagggagggtaattcagtgtgtgttgatgtatggagggagggtaattcagtgtgtgttgatgtatggagggagggtaattcagtgtgtgttgatgtatagagagagggtaattcagtgtgtgttgatgtatagaGGGAGgataatacagtgtgtgttgatgtatggagggagggtaattcagtgtgtgttgatgtatggagggagggtaattcagtgtgttttgatgtatggagggagggtaattcagtgtgtgttgatgtatggagggagggtaattcagtgtgtgttgatgtatagagagagggtaattcagtgtgtgttgatgtatggagggagggtaattcagtgtgtgttgatgtatggagggagggtaattcagtgtgtgttgatgtatggagggagggtaattcagtgtgtgttgatgtatagaGAGAGgataatacagtgtgtgttgatgtatggagggagggtaattcagtgtgttttgatgtatggagggagggtaattcagtgtgtgttgatgtatggagggagggtaattcagtgtgtgttgatgtatagagagagggtaattcagtgtgtgttgatgtatggagggagggtaattcagtgtgtgttgatgtatggagggagggtaattcagtgtgtgttgatgtatggagggagggtaattcagtgtgtgttgatgtatggagggagggtaattcagtgtgtgttgatgtatggagggagggtaattcagtgtgtgttgatgtatggagggagggtaattcagtgtgtgttgatgtatagagagagggtaattcagtgtgtgttgatgtatggagggagggtaattcagtgtgttgatgtatggagggagggtaattcagtgtgtgttgatgtatggagggagggtaattcagtgtgtgttgatgtatggagggagggtaattcagtgtgtgttgatgtatagaGAGAGgataatacagtgtgtgttgatgtatggagggagggtaattcagtgtgtgttgatgtatggagagagggtaattcagtgtgtgttgatgtatggagggagggtaattcagtgtgtgttgatgtatggagggagggtaattcagtgtgtgttgatgtatagagagagggtaattcagtgtgtgttgatgtagtgGCCATGTGGAACTGGTGGTTCTGAGCTCATATTAACAGTCAGTGGGACTGAGTATGGCTGTAGGCATCAGGGAGACCAATGCGGGTTTACATCTAAAGAGGCTTTGAATGTGACTGGTTTAAAAGTGGGCTTGGGGTGTATGTGGGAGCAACAAAGGAGCAGGTTcagaggtcatttaaatattccacaaatagatgggtgtTCAGTCTacatttgcatgtatgtatggtTGAACTCTGTAGGAAGGTAAGGTTTTCTCAGGTAAGTTTTTCTCAGGTAAGGTTTGGTCAGTGGGTTTGGCGAGACTTGCAGTGGGTGATGTGCAAATCTGAGACACTGTGTCATTAGTGTACAGTGAAATTGAAGGTGTTGAGTCTGTAGGGCATACAGGGTAAGATCTATGAGGGCTACTGACTATTATACAAGAAAGCTATATCCAGCTGTTACTGCTACACAAGCAACCAATTCCACAGATCCCTCAGATTACACTACTGTGCTGAAGCATTGTGTACTAAGGTGTTTTGTACTGAGCTGTTGTGTACTGAGGTGTTTTATACTGAGGTGTTGTCTACTGAAGTGTTTTGTACTGGGTTGTTGTGCATTGAGTCATTGT
Encoded here:
- the LOC113582888 gene encoding lipoprotein lipase isoform X3 codes for the protein MRTCATLSQEEERASLPATSRLMLRPSWSSTGGRLQDCLRAGFPSWCLHCWSVSPMPMSLWWTGWRGPAITIPPLPRTPDWWGWMWPSSSTGWRLWTLACSGVKSLGYPLEKLHILGYSLGAHVAGIAGNLTNNKVNRITGLDPAGPTFEHADRLKRLSDDDAEFVDVLHTNTRGTPDLSIGIQRPVGHVDIYPNGGTFQPGCSLQNAMRMITTYGLYNVDQLVKCSHERSVHLFIDSLVNWDRQSLAYRCSSKEAFSKGLCLSCRKNRCTRLGYNVSKVRSTRSARMYLKTRDVMPYKVFHYQIKVHLFSQKDMTLESQPLKISLFGIRDERDNIPVVVSRMITNTTVSFLVTCDTDIGELLMLSVQWEKDSFLSGFFSTGQFRIRRMRVKSGETQAKLMFRPKHEDFGVLTQGGDSVIFVKSDENPHSRREAKRHRLKMHGSYFKEDMKQQV
- the LOC113582888 gene encoding lipoprotein lipase isoform X1, with translation MGKESVLLLVFGFSLISCDPHINSTETPFARSITRWIENHSHIESKFSVRSEEFPDEDMCYLVPGRRESISACNFKTDAQTFLVIHGWSVAGLFESWVSKLVSALLEREPDANVIVVDWLERASHHYPTSAENTRLVGMDVAKFINWLESLGYPLEKLHILGYSLGAHVAGIAGNLTNNKVNRITGLDPAGPTFEHADRLKRLSDDDAEFVDVLHTNTRGTPDLSIGIQRPVGHVDIYPNGGTFQPGCSLQNAMRMITTYGLYNVDQLVKCSHERSVHLFIDSLVNWDRQSLAYRCSSKEAFSKGLCLSCRKNRCTRLGYNVSKVRSTRSARMYLKTRDVMPYKVFHYQIKVHLFSQKDMTLESQPLKISLFGIRDERDNIPVVVSRMITNTTVSFLVTCDTDIGELLMLSVQWEKDSFLSGFFSTGQFRIRRMRVKSGETQAKLMFRPKHEDFGVLTQGGDSVIFVKSDENPHSRREAKRHRLKMHGSYFKEDMKQQV
- the LOC113582888 gene encoding lipoprotein lipase isoform X2, with product MGKESVLLLVFGFSLISCDPHINSTETPFARRRESISACNFKTDAQTFLVIHGWSVAGLFESWVSKLVSALLEREPDANVIVVDWLERASHHYPTSAENTRLVGMDVAKFINWLESLGYPLEKLHILGYSLGAHVAGIAGNLTNNKVNRITGLDPAGPTFEHADRLKRLSDDDAEFVDVLHTNTRGTPDLSIGIQRPVGHVDIYPNGGTFQPGCSLQNAMRMITTYGLYNVDQLVKCSHERSVHLFIDSLVNWDRQSLAYRCSSKEAFSKGLCLSCRKNRCTRLGYNVSKVRSTRSARMYLKTRDVMPYKVFHYQIKVHLFSQKDMTLESQPLKISLFGIRDERDNIPVVVSRMITNTTVSFLVTCDTDIGELLMLSVQWEKDSFLSGFFSTGQFRIRRMRVKSGETQAKLMFRPKHEDFGVLTQGGDSVIFVKSDENPHSRREAKRHRLKMHGSYFKEDMKQQV